From Diceros bicornis minor isolate mBicDic1 chromosome 21, mDicBic1.mat.cur, whole genome shotgun sequence, the proteins below share one genomic window:
- the NDRG1 gene encoding protein NDRG1 isoform X2, translating to MSRELQDVDLAEVKPLVEKGETITSLLQEFDVQEQDIETLHGSIHVTLCGTPKGNRPVILTYHDIGMNHKTCYNPLFNSEDMQEITQHFAVCHVDAPGQQDGAASFPVGYMYPSMDQLAEMLPGVLQRFGLKSVIGMGTGAGAYILTRFALNNPEMVEGLVLINVNPCAEGWMDWAASKISGWTQALPDMVVSHLFGKEEMQNNVEVVHTYRQHILNDMNPGNLHLFINAYNSRRDLEIERPMPGAHTVTLQCPALLVVGDSSPAVDAVVECNSKLDPTKTTLLKMADCGGLPQISQPAKLAEAFKYFVQGMGYMPSASMTRLMRSRTASGSSVTSLEGARSRSHTSEGTRSRSHTSEGTRLDITPNSGATGNSAGPKSMEVSC from the exons GAGCAGGACATCGAGACATTGCATGGCTCCATCCACGTCACGCTGTGTGGGACGCCCAAGGGGAACCGGCCTGTCATCCTCACATACCACGACATCGGCATGAACC ACAAAACCTGCTACAACCCGCTCTTCAACTCCGAGGACATGCAGGAGATCACGCAGCACTTTGCCGTCTGCCACGTGGACGCCCCTGGCCAGCAGGACGGCGCCGCCTCCTTCCCAGTGGG GTACATGTACCCCTCCATGGATCAGCTGGCGGAAATGCTTCCTGGAGTCCTTCAGCGGTTTGG GCTGAAAAGCGTCATTGGCATGGGAACCGGAGCGGGCGCCTACATCCTCACTCGATTTGCT CTGAACAACCCTGAGATGGTGGAGGGTCTCGTCCTCATCAACGTGAACCCGTGTGCCGAAGGCTGGATGGACTGGGCCGCCTCCAAG ATCTCCGGATGGACCCAAGCCCTTCCAGACATGGTGGTGTCCCACCTCTTCGGGAAG GAGGAAATGCAGAATAACGTGGAGGTGGTCCACACCTACCGCCAGCACATCCTGAACgacatgaacccaggcaacctgcACCTGTTCATCAACGCCTACAACAG CCGGCGGGACCTGGAGATCGAGCGGCCGATGCCCGGAGCGCACACCGTCACCCTGCA gtgtccTGCTTTGTTGGTGGTTGGGGACAGTTCTCCTGCTGTGGATGCTGTG GTGGAGTGCAACTCGAAATTGGACCCAACGAAGACCACTCTCCTCAAG ATGGCGGACTGTGGTGGCCTCCCGCAGATCTCTCAG CCAGCCAAGCTTGCCGAGGCCTTCAAGTACTTCGTGCAGGGCATGGGATACA tGCCCTCCGCCAGCATGACCCGCCTGATGCGCTCACGCACGGCCTCAGGCTCCAGCGTCACGTCCCTGGAGGGCGCCCGCAGCCGCTCCCACACCAGCGAGGGCACCCGCAGCCGCTCCCACACCAGCGAGGGCACCCGCCTGGACATCACCCCCAACTCCGGTGCCACCGGGAATAGCGCCGGGCCCAAGTCCATGGAGGTGTCCTGTTAG
- the NDRG1 gene encoding protein NDRG1 isoform X1, whose amino-acid sequence MSRELQDVDLAEVKPLVEKGEEQDIETLHGSIHVTLCGTPKGNRPVILTYHDIGMNHKTCYNPLFNSEDMQEITQHFAVCHVDAPGQQDGAASFPVGYMYPSMDQLAEMLPGVLQRFGLKSVIGMGTGAGAYILTRFALNNPEMVEGLVLINVNPCAEGWMDWAASKISGWTQALPDMVVSHLFGKEEMQNNVEVVHTYRQHILNDMNPGNLHLFINAYNSRRDLEIERPMPGAHTVTLQCPALLVVGDSSPAVDAVVECNSKLDPTKTTLLKMADCGGLPQISQPAKLAEAFKYFVQGMGYMPSASMTRLMRSRTASGSSVTSLEGARSRSHTSEGTRSRSHTSEGTRLDITPNSGATGNSAGPKSMEVSC is encoded by the exons GAGCAGGACATCGAGACATTGCATGGCTCCATCCACGTCACGCTGTGTGGGACGCCCAAGGGGAACCGGCCTGTCATCCTCACATACCACGACATCGGCATGAACC ACAAAACCTGCTACAACCCGCTCTTCAACTCCGAGGACATGCAGGAGATCACGCAGCACTTTGCCGTCTGCCACGTGGACGCCCCTGGCCAGCAGGACGGCGCCGCCTCCTTCCCAGTGGG GTACATGTACCCCTCCATGGATCAGCTGGCGGAAATGCTTCCTGGAGTCCTTCAGCGGTTTGG GCTGAAAAGCGTCATTGGCATGGGAACCGGAGCGGGCGCCTACATCCTCACTCGATTTGCT CTGAACAACCCTGAGATGGTGGAGGGTCTCGTCCTCATCAACGTGAACCCGTGTGCCGAAGGCTGGATGGACTGGGCCGCCTCCAAG ATCTCCGGATGGACCCAAGCCCTTCCAGACATGGTGGTGTCCCACCTCTTCGGGAAG GAGGAAATGCAGAATAACGTGGAGGTGGTCCACACCTACCGCCAGCACATCCTGAACgacatgaacccaggcaacctgcACCTGTTCATCAACGCCTACAACAG CCGGCGGGACCTGGAGATCGAGCGGCCGATGCCCGGAGCGCACACCGTCACCCTGCA gtgtccTGCTTTGTTGGTGGTTGGGGACAGTTCTCCTGCTGTGGATGCTGTG GTGGAGTGCAACTCGAAATTGGACCCAACGAAGACCACTCTCCTCAAG ATGGCGGACTGTGGTGGCCTCCCGCAGATCTCTCAG CCAGCCAAGCTTGCCGAGGCCTTCAAGTACTTCGTGCAGGGCATGGGATACA tGCCCTCCGCCAGCATGACCCGCCTGATGCGCTCACGCACGGCCTCAGGCTCCAGCGTCACGTCCCTGGAGGGCGCCCGCAGCCGCTCCCACACCAGCGAGGGCACCCGCAGCCGCTCCCACACCAGCGAGGGCACCCGCCTGGACATCACCCCCAACTCCGGTGCCACCGGGAATAGCGCCGGGCCCAAGTCCATGGAGGTGTCCTGTTAG